In Ignavibacteriota bacterium, a single window of DNA contains:
- a CDS encoding YraN family protein yields the protein MEDKNDLARLGEQAAEALLRAQGFAILERNYRFGHGEIDIVARDGNTTVFIEVKTRRNDAFGRPESAVTPNKQRQLGRIATGWLCDNGWPDTPCRFDVVAVTFERGAPVCHHIINAFSLSP from the coding sequence ATGGAAGACAAGAATGATCTCGCCCGACTCGGCGAGCAGGCGGCCGAGGCGCTGTTGCGCGCGCAGGGTTTCGCCATTCTCGAGCGCAACTACCGTTTCGGACACGGCGAGATCGACATCGTCGCGCGCGACGGCAACACCACCGTGTTTATCGAAGTGAAGACGCGGCGCAACGATGCCTTCGGGAGGCCCGAAAGCGCCGTGACACCCAACAAACAACGCCAACTCGGCCGCATCGCGACCGGCTGGCTCTGCGACAACGGCTGGCCCGACACACCCTGTCGTTTTGATGTTGTTGCGGTTACATTTGAACGTGGCGCGCCCGTCTGCCACCACATCATCAACGCGTTTTCACTGTCCCCGTGA
- a CDS encoding ribonuclease HII → MKPRVQRTEPRGTEGDATRAAASATQTARRYSSLELSLFQEGITLLAGVDEAGRGPLAGPVVAAAVILPADAAIAGIADSKTLHEQRREELADIIRTHAVAIGIGEAGPEEIDAVNILQATLRAMDRAVAALDPAPDFLLVDGNRYRHATLPFRTVVRGDALCLSIGAASIIAKTHRDAILRALEDAYPGYGFAQHKGYATRKHLEAIRTMGYTPVHRRSFIVKQFLEHQGELFDGRQE, encoded by the coding sequence GTGAAACCGCGCGTACAAAGGACGGAGCCGCGCGGCACGGAGGGTGATGCGACGCGTGCGGCGGCCTCGGCGACACAGACGGCTCGGCGATACTCGTCGCTCGAACTTTCGCTCTTTCAAGAAGGGATAACGCTGCTTGCGGGAGTGGACGAGGCGGGGCGCGGTCCGCTGGCCGGACCCGTCGTGGCGGCGGCCGTGATTCTGCCCGCGGATGCGGCGATAGCGGGAATCGCGGATTCCAAAACACTGCATGAACAACGCAGGGAGGAGTTGGCGGACATCATTCGAACACATGCAGTGGCGATCGGCATCGGCGAGGCCGGTCCGGAGGAAATCGACGCCGTCAATATTCTCCAGGCCACACTGCGGGCGATGGACCGCGCCGTCGCGGCGCTCGATCCCGCTCCCGACTTTCTTCTCGTGGACGGCAACCGCTACCGCCATGCCACGCTGCCCTTCCGCACCGTTGTGCGCGGGGACGCGCTCTGCCTTTCGATCGGCGCCGCATCCATCATTGCAAAGACACACCGCGACGCCATTCTGCGCGCGCTCGAAGACGCGTATCCGGGATACGGCTTCGCACAGCACAAGGGGTACGCAACACGGAAACATTTGGAGGCGATCCGGACCATGGGGTACACGCCGGTACACCGCCGCAGTTTTATCGTGAAACAATTTCTGGAACATCAGGGAGAACTGTTCGATGGAAGACAAGAATGA